In Streptomyces violaceusniger Tu 4113, one DNA window encodes the following:
- a CDS encoding serine hydrolase domain-containing protein — translation MVDVQGTVADGFEPVRDAFAANFTRHGERGAAMVLYREGEKVVDLWGGTKTPDTQTADTQTADNDDESSPEASGGGPEPWTQDTAQVVRSVTKGVAAAVPLLLHQRGQLDLDGRVSTYWPEFKAAGKERVLVRHLLAHRTGVPVLDTPLTPAEAVDGISGPRAVAAQRPVWEPGTDHGYHAQTYSWLLGELVRRVTGRTIGRWIAEEIARPLGLDLWLGLPEEQRGRVGRIASVEALAAPAAHGPRLRPKRSVAEAYRDPESLTRRAFAAITPMPDENDPGYLAAELPASGGVATAEALARFYAALIGPLPSARTARSGGRLFAPATLTMARTEESAGPDRVLVVGTRYGLGYMLHGPACPLLGPGSFGHPGRGGSLAFADPEARIGFAYVTNGMRRGVTADPRAQALVRAVRTCLAAREA, via the coding sequence GTGGTGGACGTCCAGGGCACGGTGGCCGACGGTTTCGAACCGGTCCGGGACGCCTTCGCGGCGAACTTCACCCGGCACGGCGAGCGCGGTGCGGCCATGGTGCTCTACCGGGAGGGCGAGAAGGTCGTCGATCTGTGGGGCGGCACCAAGACCCCCGACACGCAGACCGCCGACACGCAGACCGCCGACAACGACGACGAGAGCAGCCCCGAGGCTTCCGGCGGCGGTCCCGAGCCCTGGACCCAGGACACCGCGCAGGTCGTCCGGTCGGTCACCAAGGGCGTCGCCGCCGCCGTGCCGCTGCTGCTGCATCAGCGCGGCCAACTGGACCTGGACGGCCGGGTCAGCACCTACTGGCCGGAGTTCAAGGCGGCCGGCAAGGAGCGGGTGCTGGTGCGGCATCTGCTCGCGCACCGCACCGGCGTGCCCGTGCTCGACACCCCGCTGACCCCCGCCGAGGCCGTCGACGGCATATCCGGGCCGCGGGCCGTCGCCGCCCAGCGCCCCGTATGGGAGCCCGGTACGGACCACGGCTACCACGCCCAGACGTATAGCTGGCTGCTGGGCGAGCTGGTGCGCAGGGTCACCGGGCGGACCATCGGGCGCTGGATCGCCGAGGAGATCGCCCGCCCGCTGGGGCTCGACCTGTGGCTCGGGCTGCCCGAGGAGCAGCGGGGCCGGGTCGGCCGGATCGCGTCGGTGGAGGCCCTCGCCGCGCCCGCCGCCCACGGTCCGCGGCTGCGCCCCAAGCGGTCGGTCGCCGAGGCGTATCGAGACCCCGAGTCGCTGACCCGGCGGGCGTTCGCCGCGATCACCCCGATGCCGGACGAGAACGACCCCGGCTATCTCGCCGCCGAGCTGCCCGCCTCTGGCGGCGTGGCCACCGCCGAGGCGCTGGCCCGCTTCTACGCGGCGCTGATCGGCCCGCTGCCCTCGGCCCGTACGGCCCGCTCGGGGGGCAGGCTCTTCGCCCCGGCGACGCTCACGATGGCCCGTACGGAGGAGTCCGCGGGGCCGGACCGGGTCCTGGTCGTCGGCACCCGATACGGCCTCGGCTACATGCTGCACGGCCCCGCCTGCCCGCTGCTGGGGCCGGGCTCCTTCGGCCACCCGGGGCGCGGCGGCTCCCTCGCCTTCGCCGACCCGGAGGCGCGCATCGGCTTTGCCTACGTCACCAACGGTATGCGGCGCGGTGTCACCGCGGATCCGCGTGCGCAGGCGCTGGTGCGCGCGGTGCGGACCTGCCTGGCGGCGCGGGAGGCGTAA
- a CDS encoding SDR family NAD(P)-dependent oxidoreductase, giving the protein MRRFEGYAVMLTGAGRGIGEVTARRFADEGARVLITDLDGERAAKAAASIRADGGEAESLGCDVARRADAEAAVAHAVRSFGRLDVLVNSAHSCHVDTPLFEDQLDDEWQQDIDVTLGGAFRCSRAALPHLAAADGRGAIVNVGSVNGIQDFGNHAYSAAKAGLGSLTRTLAAHAARRGVRVNLVAPGTIRTPGWDGQEDTLRRAAEVYPLGRVGEPADIAAAITFLASSDAAWITGTTLPVDGGIMTTNVAVRRAFGHLETPSET; this is encoded by the coding sequence GTGCGGAGATTCGAGGGTTACGCGGTCATGCTCACCGGCGCGGGACGCGGGATCGGCGAGGTCACCGCCCGCCGCTTCGCCGACGAGGGCGCCCGGGTGCTGATCACCGACCTGGACGGCGAACGGGCCGCGAAGGCCGCCGCGTCCATACGGGCCGACGGCGGCGAGGCCGAGTCGCTGGGCTGCGACGTGGCCCGGCGGGCGGACGCCGAGGCGGCCGTGGCGCACGCCGTAAGGAGCTTCGGAAGGCTGGACGTCCTGGTCAACAGCGCCCACTCATGCCACGTCGACACCCCGCTGTTCGAGGACCAGCTCGACGACGAGTGGCAGCAGGACATCGATGTCACCCTTGGCGGCGCCTTCCGCTGCTCCCGCGCCGCGCTGCCGCATCTGGCCGCCGCGGACGGCCGGGGCGCGATCGTCAACGTCGGCTCGGTCAACGGCATCCAGGACTTCGGCAACCACGCCTACAGCGCCGCCAAAGCGGGCCTGGGCAGCCTCACCCGCACCCTGGCCGCCCACGCCGCCCGGCGAGGCGTCCGCGTCAACCTCGTGGCCCCCGGCACGATCCGCACCCCCGGCTGGGACGGCCAGGAGGACACCCTGCGCCGCGCCGCCGAGGTCTACCCCCTCGGCCGGGTCGGCGAACCCGCCGACATCGCCGCCGCCATCACCTTCCTCGCCTCCTCCGACGCCGCCTGGATCACCGGGACCACCCTCCCCGTGGACGGCGGCATCATGACCACGAACGTGGCGGTGCGCAGGGCCTTCGGTCACTTGGAGACGCCCAGCGAGACATAG